Proteins from one Streptosporangium becharense genomic window:
- the hpaE gene encoding 5-carboxymethyl-2-hydroxymuconate semialdehyde dehydrogenase: MTDYPELIEHYIGGRRVPSLDGSAVDVLEPVRNTPYTRVAAGKAADVAEAVAAARQAYESGPWPSMRTRERAVILNRIADAIEARGARIAEMEAHDTGLPITQARGQAARAAENFRFFADVIVASGDEAYSVPGSQLNYVTRKPIGVAGLITPWNTPFMLETWKLAPALASGCTLVLKPAEWSPLSASALPDIMEEAGVPAGVFNIVHGIGEEAGAALVEHPDVPIISFTGETTTGKIIMRSAAEHLKTLSMELGGKSPVLVFADADLDAALDSAVFGIFSLNGERCTAGSRILVERSVYEEFTARLAERADKVRVGLPGDPATEVGALIHPEHHARVLDYVRIGTGEGARLVAGGVVPGELAGGNFLRPTVFADVTPQMRIFNEEIFGPVVCVTPFDTEEEAVALANATRYGLAGYVWTGDLKRGHRVAGAVESGMLWLNSHNVRDLRTPFGGIKASGLGREGGRHSIDLYTEPKIVHVALGDTHVPRFGA; encoded by the coding sequence ATGACCGACTATCCGGAACTGATCGAGCACTACATCGGCGGACGCCGGGTGCCGAGCCTGGACGGCTCCGCCGTCGACGTGCTCGAACCGGTGCGCAACACGCCGTACACCAGGGTCGCGGCGGGCAAGGCCGCCGACGTCGCCGAGGCGGTGGCCGCCGCCCGCCAGGCGTACGAGAGCGGGCCGTGGCCGTCGATGCGGACCCGCGAGCGGGCCGTGATCCTGAACCGGATCGCCGACGCCATCGAGGCGCGCGGGGCACGGATCGCCGAGATGGAGGCGCACGACACCGGCCTGCCGATCACCCAGGCGCGCGGGCAGGCGGCCCGCGCCGCGGAGAACTTCCGGTTCTTCGCCGACGTGATCGTCGCCTCCGGTGACGAGGCGTACAGCGTGCCGGGCAGCCAGCTCAACTACGTGACGCGCAAGCCGATCGGCGTGGCCGGCCTGATCACGCCGTGGAACACGCCGTTCATGCTGGAGACCTGGAAGCTGGCGCCGGCGCTGGCGTCGGGATGCACGCTGGTGCTGAAGCCCGCGGAGTGGTCGCCGCTCAGCGCCTCGGCGCTCCCCGACATCATGGAGGAGGCGGGCGTCCCCGCCGGGGTGTTCAACATCGTGCACGGCATCGGCGAGGAGGCCGGGGCGGCGCTGGTGGAGCACCCGGACGTGCCGATCATCTCGTTCACCGGTGAGACCACCACCGGCAAGATCATCATGAGGAGCGCGGCCGAGCACCTCAAGACCCTGTCCATGGAGCTGGGCGGCAAGTCCCCCGTGCTGGTGTTCGCGGACGCCGACCTGGACGCCGCCCTCGACTCCGCGGTCTTCGGGATCTTCTCGCTCAACGGCGAGCGGTGCACGGCCGGGTCGCGGATCCTCGTCGAACGGTCCGTCTACGAGGAGTTCACCGCCCGGCTGGCCGAGCGCGCGGACAAGGTGCGGGTCGGCCTGCCCGGCGATCCCGCGACCGAGGTCGGAGCGTTGATCCACCCCGAGCACCACGCCCGGGTGCTCGACTATGTGCGGATCGGCACCGGGGAGGGGGCCCGCCTGGTGGCCGGGGGAGTGGTCCCCGGCGAGCTGGCCGGCGGCAACTTCCTGCGGCCGACCGTCTTCGCCGACGTGACACCGCAGATGCGGATCTTCAACGAGGAGATCTTCGGCCCGGTCGTCTGCGTCACCCCCTTCGACACCGAGGAGGAGGCGGTCGCGCTGGCCAACGCCACCCGGTACGGCCTGGCCGGTTACGTGTGGACCGGCGACCTCAAGCGGGGCCACCGGGTCGCCGGCGCCGTGGAGTCGGGGATGCTCTGGCTCAACTCGCACAACGTCCGTGACCTGCGCACCCCGTTCGGCGGGATCAAGGCCAGCGGCCTGGGGCGTGAGGGCGGGCGGCACAGCATCGACCTCTACACCGAGCCGAAGATCGTGCACGTCGCCCTGGGGGACACCCACGTGCCCCGGTTCGGTGCCTGA
- a CDS encoding alpha/beta hydrolase, with product MDSELVAALAGVPKADFSDPAAARAHVTASIRAKKTEVEGIDRLKVEDRLIPGPDGAPDVPVRIYTPIGVEGPLPAALYFHSGGFVVGSVEAEHADAAGFALAADAVVVSVDYRLAPENPYPSALEDCYAALVWVVGNAAELGVDAERVAVSGSSAGGGLSAALCLLARDRGGPAICFQLLLIPELDDRLDTPSMLASTDTPMWNKPLAEISWRYYLGEDRGPDVPIYAAPARARVEDLAGLPPAYVQTAEHDPLRDEGLLYALKLLQAGVPVEIHQYAGTFHGSYVIRTAAVSVRQVEEMRAALRRALRG from the coding sequence ATGGATTCCGAGCTGGTAGCCGCGTTGGCCGGCGTCCCGAAGGCGGACTTCTCCGACCCGGCGGCGGCCCGTGCCCACGTGACGGCGTCCATCCGGGCGAAGAAGACCGAGGTCGAGGGCATCGACCGGCTGAAGGTCGAGGACCGGCTCATCCCGGGCCCCGACGGCGCCCCGGACGTCCCGGTGCGGATCTACACGCCGATCGGGGTCGAGGGCCCGCTGCCCGCCGCGCTCTACTTCCACTCGGGCGGCTTCGTGGTCGGCAGCGTGGAGGCCGAGCACGCCGACGCGGCCGGGTTCGCGCTGGCCGCCGACGCGGTCGTCGTCTCCGTGGACTACCGGCTCGCCCCCGAGAATCCTTACCCCTCGGCCCTGGAGGACTGCTACGCCGCGCTGGTGTGGGTCGTGGGCAACGCGGCGGAGCTCGGTGTCGACGCCGAGCGCGTCGCGGTCTCCGGCAGCAGCGCGGGCGGCGGCCTGTCGGCCGCGCTCTGCCTGCTGGCGCGCGACCGGGGCGGCCCCGCGATCTGCTTCCAGCTCCTGCTCATCCCCGAGCTGGACGACCGGCTGGACACCCCGTCCATGCTGGCCTCGACCGACACCCCGATGTGGAACAAGCCGCTGGCGGAGATCAGCTGGCGGTACTACCTGGGCGAGGACCGCGGTCCCGACGTGCCGATCTACGCCGCCCCCGCGCGGGCCCGGGTGGAGGACCTCGCCGGGCTGCCCCCGGCGTACGTCCAGACCGCCGAGCACGACCCGCTCCGTGACGAGGGCCTGCTCTACGCCCTCAAGCTGCTCCAGGCCGGGGTGCCGGTGGAGATCCACCAGTACGCCGGAACGTTCCACGGCTCCTACGTGATCCGCACGGCCGCCGTCTCCGTCCGGCAGGTCGAGGAGATGCGGGCCGCGCTGCGCCGGGCGTTGCGCGGCTGA
- a CDS encoding ABC transporter substrate-binding protein, producing MKRTHGAAALLALSGLTLTACGGSAGPAPGAASGGGGYATGATLTMAIPADPGSLHPLLNATGEAATVKAFTYDQLIGMTGDGKLVPQLAEKWESTPTKATFTLRKGITCVDGTALTAKTVADNFRFVADTENGSPFIGAYVPAGVKVEHDDAAGTVTITSKDPASFLARMVGLMPIACAKAIENPEAVTATAEGTGPYKLTQVNPGQSYTLELRQDYAWGPEGATTKTEGLPAKVVLQVVPSQTTAANMLLAGQLGIANVNGPDRTRVVAVPGVTTVDIPTRPGLVFFNHSEGRPGADPGLRKALAMAMDRSALGKVSSAGLGRPLTTLVTSDPAPCTGRPVDDVVPAHDVEGAKAALDALGWKAGADGVREKDGKRLAVSLLYPTRDGAPLASAVELLAQQWKAVGVEVTPKPAAGAQVTDVLFKTRDFDVSWTPIDTELPSMWTGILSGPTPPKGGNFSGTDNAEYQRLSTAAQGKEGDASCGDWIDAERALFKEADLVPVVVNVNSYFGKGVEFRMAKGLIVPTSIRMLKG from the coding sequence GTGAAGAGGACCCATGGCGCGGCTGCCCTCCTGGCACTGAGCGGGCTGACCCTGACCGCGTGCGGCGGTTCCGCGGGCCCCGCCCCGGGAGCGGCCTCGGGCGGCGGCGGTTACGCCACCGGAGCCACCCTGACCATGGCGATCCCGGCGGACCCCGGCAGCCTGCACCCGCTGCTCAACGCCACCGGTGAAGCCGCGACGGTGAAAGCGTTCACCTACGACCAGCTCATCGGGATGACCGGCGACGGCAAGCTCGTCCCCCAGCTCGCGGAGAAGTGGGAGTCCACCCCCACCAAGGCGACGTTCACCCTTCGCAAGGGCATCACCTGCGTGGACGGCACCGCGCTGACCGCCAAGACGGTCGCCGACAACTTCCGGTTCGTCGCCGACACCGAGAACGGGTCGCCGTTCATCGGCGCGTACGTCCCGGCCGGCGTGAAGGTCGAGCACGACGACGCGGCGGGCACCGTCACGATCACCTCGAAGGACCCCGCCAGCTTCCTGGCCCGGATGGTCGGCCTCATGCCGATCGCCTGCGCCAAGGCGATCGAGAACCCCGAGGCGGTCACCGCCACCGCGGAGGGGACCGGCCCCTACAAGCTGACCCAGGTCAACCCGGGCCAGAGCTACACCCTCGAACTCCGCCAGGACTACGCCTGGGGACCGGAGGGGGCGACCACGAAGACCGAGGGCCTGCCCGCCAAGGTCGTGCTCCAGGTCGTGCCCAGCCAGACCACGGCCGCCAACATGCTGCTGGCCGGCCAGCTCGGCATCGCCAACGTCAACGGGCCCGACCGGACCCGCGTGGTGGCCGTCCCCGGCGTGACCACCGTGGACATCCCGACCCGGCCCGGCCTGGTCTTCTTCAACCACTCCGAGGGCAGGCCCGGCGCCGACCCCGGCCTCCGCAAGGCCCTGGCGATGGCGATGGACCGCTCCGCCCTCGGCAAGGTCAGCTCCGCCGGGCTCGGCCGGCCGCTGACCACCCTGGTCACCTCCGACCCCGCTCCCTGCACCGGGCGTCCGGTCGACGACGTGGTCCCCGCCCACGACGTGGAAGGCGCCAAGGCCGCGCTCGACGCGCTCGGCTGGAAGGCCGGCGCCGACGGCGTGCGCGAGAAGGACGGCAAGCGGCTGGCCGTCTCCCTCCTCTACCCCACCAGGGACGGCGCGCCGCTCGCCTCGGCGGTCGAACTGCTCGCCCAGCAGTGGAAGGCCGTCGGCGTCGAGGTCACCCCCAAGCCGGCCGCGGGAGCCCAGGTGACCGACGTGCTGTTCAAGACCAGGGACTTCGACGTCTCCTGGACGCCCATCGACACCGAGCTGCCCTCGATGTGGACCGGCATCCTGTCCGGGCCGACCCCGCCGAAGGGCGGCAACTTCTCCGGCACCGACAACGCCGAGTACCAGCGCCTGTCCACCGCGGCCCAGGGCAAGGAGGGCGACGCGAGCTGCGGCGACTGGATCGACGCCGAACGTGCCCTGTTCAAGGAGGCCGACCTGGTGCCCGTCGTGGTGAACGTCAACTCCTACTTCGGCAAGGGCGTCGAGTTCCGGATGGCGAAGGGCCTGATCGTGCCGACCAGCATCCGGATGCTGAAGGGCTGA
- a CDS encoding ABC transporter permease produces MTVKRFPAGAAAFLARRLTRLLVAVVVVVTISFAMIHLTPGDPIRTALGPTAPEELVAARRAALGLDQPLLTQYVTYVRGLLTGDLGHSFVNGQSVTEVVATRLPGTVQLAALSLGLVLLLAVPTGLLVAVLTRDGRRRGLELGYTAVTSVFHAVPEYLLAVGLVFLFAVTWPVFPVAGIVGPSSYVLPVLSLAIVPLAVLTRIARAESLRALGADYVRTARGKRLSPRLVYFRHVLPNTLTAVLTLGGTMVTGLIVSSVLVEKVFNWPGLGSMIVQSIELQDYGLVQGITLVYAVVVLVANLIVDIVLGLLDRRTTLREETA; encoded by the coding sequence TTGACGGTCAAGCGATTCCCCGCGGGCGCGGCGGCCTTCCTCGCACGGAGGCTGACGCGCCTGCTCGTCGCGGTCGTGGTCGTGGTGACGATCTCCTTCGCCATGATCCACCTGACGCCCGGCGACCCGATCCGCACGGCGCTCGGGCCGACCGCGCCAGAGGAACTGGTCGCGGCCAGGCGGGCCGCGCTCGGCCTGGACCAGCCGCTGCTCACGCAGTACGTGACCTACGTCCGCGGTCTGCTCACCGGCGACCTCGGCCACTCCTTCGTCAACGGCCAGAGCGTCACCGAGGTGGTCGCCACCCGGCTGCCCGGCACCGTCCAGCTCGCCGCGCTCTCCCTCGGCCTGGTCCTGCTGCTGGCGGTGCCCACCGGCCTGCTGGTCGCGGTGCTCACCCGGGACGGCAGACGGCGCGGCCTCGAACTCGGCTACACCGCGGTGACGAGCGTCTTCCACGCCGTCCCCGAGTATCTGCTCGCCGTCGGCCTGGTCTTCCTCTTCGCGGTGACCTGGCCGGTCTTCCCCGTCGCGGGGATCGTCGGCCCGAGCTCCTACGTGCTGCCGGTCCTCTCCCTGGCCATCGTGCCGCTGGCGGTGCTCACCCGCATCGCCAGAGCGGAGTCGCTACGTGCCCTCGGCGCCGACTACGTGCGCACCGCCAGGGGCAAACGGCTCTCCCCGCGCCTGGTCTACTTCCGGCACGTCCTGCCGAACACGCTCACGGCCGTGCTCACCCTCGGCGGGACCATGGTCACCGGCCTCATCGTGAGCAGCGTCCTGGTGGAGAAGGTCTTCAACTGGCCCGGCCTGGGCTCGATGATCGTCCAGTCCATCGAGCTGCAGGACTACGGCCTCGTCCAGGGGATCACGCTGGTCTACGCGGTCGTCGTCCTGGTGGCCAACCTCATCGTGGACATCGTCCTCGGCCTGCTCGACCGTCGTACGACCCTGAGGGAGGAGACGGCATGA
- a CDS encoding dipeptide/oligopeptide/nickel ABC transporter permease/ATP-binding protein yields the protein MSARSRRAALTGPLGVASLILVAAFVVLAVVAPLLWGERADLVDPEAMNQGPGPDHPLGTDNLGRDILARALVATRLSLTMALVATFAGAVAGTALGVLPAAFGPRTRRWFAAVIDVWLAFPVLLLAMFVSIMLGTGTTASVIALALTMVPSFARLAQTLSASVGGSEYLAAAKVLGIPRRRQLLRYVLPNIAEPLILNTTISIGGGLLALSSLSFLGIGVKAPDYDWGRMLGEGLGAIYTTPTAALAPAVMIVLAGVAFSMLGETLAKAVRGDARHTGPRRAERKRPAPLATTERDDDVLLDVAGLRVTFPGGATPVREVTFQVRPGEIVGIVGESGSGKSVTALAVAGLLPSSAVVQADRITFDSHDLRGRTEAELRGLLGTRMGFVPQDPMTSLNPALRVGRQLAEVVEHHNGTPKAPAWRLAVERLAGVRIADPERRAGQFPHEYSGGMRQRALIAMAQMERPKLIIADEPTTALDVTVQRHVLRLIAEASREHGTAAVVVSHDIALLAGLCTRLLVMYCGRIVEEIDVASLREAAHPYTRALLGALPDLDTDRSLPLTTIPGRPPTPAEFGAGCAFAPRCGLAGPECEHDDPPLLTLGEGRRLACPRVREETTVHGSA from the coding sequence ATGAGCGCTCGCTCGCGGCGTGCCGCGCTGACCGGCCCGCTCGGCGTGGCGAGCCTGATCCTGGTGGCAGCGTTCGTCGTCCTCGCCGTGGTCGCGCCACTGCTGTGGGGGGAGCGGGCCGACCTCGTCGACCCGGAGGCGATGAACCAGGGGCCGGGCCCCGACCACCCCCTGGGCACCGACAACCTCGGACGCGACATCCTCGCCCGCGCGCTCGTCGCCACCCGGCTGTCGCTGACCATGGCGCTCGTCGCCACCTTCGCCGGGGCGGTGGCCGGCACCGCGCTGGGCGTCCTGCCGGCCGCGTTCGGCCCCAGGACGCGCCGCTGGTTCGCCGCCGTCATCGACGTGTGGCTCGCGTTCCCCGTCCTGCTGCTCGCCATGTTCGTCTCGATCATGCTGGGCACCGGCACCACGGCCTCCGTGATCGCGCTCGCGCTGACCATGGTCCCGTCGTTCGCCCGCCTGGCGCAGACGCTGTCGGCCTCGGTCGGCGGCTCGGAGTACCTGGCCGCCGCCAAGGTGCTGGGCATACCCCGGCGCCGCCAGCTCCTGCGCTACGTGCTGCCCAACATCGCCGAGCCGCTGATCCTCAACACCACGATCTCCATCGGCGGCGGGCTGCTCGCGCTGTCGAGCCTGAGCTTCCTCGGCATCGGCGTCAAGGCGCCCGACTACGACTGGGGCCGCATGCTGGGGGAGGGGCTCGGCGCCATCTACACCACGCCCACCGCCGCGCTCGCCCCCGCCGTGATGATCGTCCTGGCCGGGGTGGCCTTCAGCATGCTGGGCGAGACCCTCGCCAAGGCCGTACGCGGCGACGCCCGGCACACCGGGCCCCGGCGGGCCGAGCGCAAACGCCCCGCGCCGCTCGCGACCACGGAACGGGACGACGACGTCCTGCTCGACGTCGCGGGACTTCGGGTGACGTTCCCCGGCGGCGCCACCCCCGTGCGCGAGGTCACCTTCCAGGTGCGGCCCGGCGAGATCGTCGGCATCGTCGGCGAGTCCGGCAGCGGCAAGAGCGTGACGGCGCTCGCCGTCGCCGGGCTGCTGCCCTCCTCCGCCGTCGTCCAGGCGGACCGCATCACCTTCGACTCCCACGACCTGCGCGGCCGGACCGAGGCGGAACTGCGCGGTCTGCTCGGCACCCGGATGGGATTCGTCCCGCAGGACCCGATGACCTCCCTCAACCCCGCGCTCAGGGTGGGCAGGCAGCTCGCCGAGGTCGTCGAACACCACAACGGCACCCCGAAGGCACCCGCCTGGCGACTCGCCGTCGAGCGGCTGGCGGGGGTGCGCATCGCCGACCCCGAGCGGCGGGCGGGGCAGTTCCCGCACGAGTACTCCGGCGGCATGCGCCAGCGCGCGCTCATCGCGATGGCGCAGATGGAACGGCCGAAGCTGATCATCGCCGACGAGCCGACCACGGCCCTCGACGTCACCGTGCAGCGGCACGTGCTGCGGCTCATCGCCGAGGCGTCCCGCGAGCACGGCACCGCGGCCGTCGTGGTCTCGCACGACATCGCGCTGCTCGCCGGCCTCTGCACCCGGCTCCTGGTCATGTACTGCGGGCGGATCGTGGAGGAGATCGACGTCGCCTCGCTGCGGGAGGCCGCGCACCCGTACACGCGGGCCCTGCTCGGCGCGCTGCCCGACCTGGACACCGACCGGTCGCTGCCGCTCACCACCATCCCCGGACGGCCCCCCACACCGGCGGAGTTCGGCGCCGGATGCGCGTTCGCGCCGCGGTGCGGCCTCGCCGGGCCCGAGTGCGAACACGACGACCCGCCGCTCCTCACCCTGGGCGAGGGCCGCAGGCTCGCCTGCCCACGCGTACGAGAGGAGACGACCGTTCATGGGAGCGCTTGA
- a CDS encoding ABC transporter ATP-binding protein: MGALEIRGLTVRYGRGKSAVTVLHGIDLDVPDGGVLGLVGESGSGKSTVARAVVGLVRPASGSIRLDGTEVRGAADRRVQMVFQDPYASLNPRMAVGESIEEVLAVHTTLARRDRAAEAARLLDLVHLPAQVTARHPGDLSGGMRQRVAIARALAARPEVLVADEITSALDASVQAAVLNLLRDIRRELGLSMLFISHNLAVVRYVSDEVAVLNLGRVVESGPADELVGAPRHPYTRELVEAVPSLSAPRDYLAG; this comes from the coding sequence ATGGGAGCGCTTGAGATCCGCGGGCTGACCGTGCGCTACGGACGCGGCAAGTCGGCGGTCACCGTCCTGCACGGCATCGACCTGGACGTCCCCGACGGGGGCGTCCTCGGACTGGTCGGCGAGTCCGGCTCGGGCAAGTCGACCGTCGCGCGCGCCGTGGTCGGGCTGGTCCGGCCGGCGTCGGGGTCGATCCGCCTGGACGGCACCGAGGTGCGAGGCGCCGCCGACCGCCGCGTCCAGATGGTCTTCCAGGACCCCTACGCCTCGCTGAACCCCCGGATGGCCGTGGGCGAGTCCATCGAGGAGGTCCTCGCCGTCCACACCACGCTCGCCCGCCGTGACCGCGCCGCGGAGGCCGCCCGCCTCCTCGACCTGGTCCACCTGCCCGCCCAGGTCACCGCAAGACACCCGGGTGACCTGTCCGGCGGCATGCGGCAGCGGGTCGCCATCGCCAGGGCACTCGCCGCACGCCCCGAGGTGCTCGTGGCCGACGAGATCACCTCGGCGCTCGACGCCTCCGTCCAGGCCGCGGTGCTCAACCTGCTCCGCGACATCCGGCGGGAGCTCGGCCTTTCCATGCTCTTCATCTCGCACAACCTCGCGGTGGTGCGCTACGTCAGCGACGAGGTCGCCGTGCTCAACCTCGGCCGGGTGGTCGAGTCGGGCCCGGCCGACGAGCTGGTCGGCGCACCACGCCACCCCTACACGCGCGAGCTGGTCGAGGCGGTGCCGAGCCTGTCGGCGCCGCGCGACTACCTCGCCGGCTGA
- a CDS encoding M1 family metallopeptidase → MALPDPHSHRDDTQPTVEHLSWDVRADFDSRVLDAVAELRLAGARPGPLDLDTRDLEITSVTAGDAELAWELGAPDPVMGSRLRIELPEGAGTVRIAYRTSPGSTALQWCLPEQTADGTHPFLYSQCQTIHARSMVPIQDTPAVRFSYEATLRVPAELTALMSATTTSVSTSGDEGVYGFRQDQTMPSYLLALAVGRLDGKEIGPRSIVWAEPSVLEAAAWEFAEVEEMVTTAEDILGPYAWGRVDLLVLPPSYPYGGMENPQLIFLTPTLITGDRSLVALLAHEIAHAWTGNLVTAASLDHFWVNEGFTIYAEREITSRMVGRDLTELQAAVGRSDLEKDLHYLADRPELTCLRLRLNGVDPDVASSYVALEKGYLFLRAIAESVGADRFRRFLRDYLDTFRFRALTGEDVVAYARAELSEAVDYDEWLFGTGLPDDAPTIVSPLLDAVRAVGQTVPDEETAGRWSADEWQAYLAGLRAPLPAELMEELDARFGLTTSANQEILRLWLLVALRSGYRPAVPATIDLLGRVGRLKFLKPLYDALADDPETRELAEECFARNGGRYHPIATTVITARLAKAAQAAQGEQSA, encoded by the coding sequence GTGGCACTGCCCGACCCGCATTCGCACCGTGACGACACCCAGCCGACCGTCGAGCACCTGAGCTGGGACGTCCGGGCGGACTTCGACTCCCGGGTGCTGGACGCCGTGGCCGAGCTGCGCCTGGCCGGAGCCCGGCCCGGCCCGCTCGACCTGGACACCCGCGACCTGGAGATCACGTCGGTGACCGCCGGAGACGCCGAGCTCGCCTGGGAACTCGGCGCACCCGACCCCGTCATGGGATCCCGGCTCCGCATCGAGCTGCCCGAGGGGGCCGGCACCGTCCGCATCGCGTACCGGACCTCGCCCGGTTCGACCGCGCTCCAGTGGTGCCTGCCCGAGCAGACCGCGGACGGCACCCACCCGTTCCTCTACAGCCAGTGCCAGACCATCCACGCCCGCTCCATGGTGCCGATCCAGGACACCCCCGCCGTGCGCTTCTCGTACGAGGCCACGCTGCGCGTCCCGGCCGAGCTGACCGCGCTCATGTCCGCCACCACCACCTCCGTCTCCACCTCCGGCGACGAGGGTGTGTACGGCTTCCGGCAGGACCAGACCATGCCCTCCTACCTCCTGGCGCTCGCCGTCGGGCGGCTCGACGGCAAGGAGATCGGGCCGCGCAGCATCGTCTGGGCCGAACCGTCGGTGCTGGAGGCCGCGGCCTGGGAGTTCGCCGAGGTCGAGGAGATGGTGACCACCGCCGAGGACATCCTGGGCCCCTACGCCTGGGGCCGCGTCGACCTGCTCGTGCTGCCGCCCAGCTACCCGTACGGCGGCATGGAGAACCCCCAGCTCATCTTCCTCACCCCCACGCTGATCACCGGTGACCGCTCCCTGGTCGCCCTCCTCGCGCACGAGATCGCGCACGCCTGGACCGGGAACCTGGTGACCGCCGCGTCCCTCGACCACTTCTGGGTCAACGAGGGCTTCACGATCTACGCCGAGCGTGAGATCACCTCCCGCATGGTCGGCCGGGACCTCACCGAGCTCCAGGCCGCGGTGGGCCGCAGCGACCTGGAGAAGGACCTGCACTACCTCGCCGACCGGCCCGAGCTGACCTGCCTGCGGCTGCGCCTGAACGGGGTGGACCCCGACGTCGCCTCCTCCTACGTCGCCCTGGAGAAGGGCTACCTGTTCCTGCGCGCCATCGCCGAGAGCGTCGGCGCCGACCGGTTCCGCCGGTTCCTGCGCGACTACCTGGACACCTTCCGGTTCCGTGCGCTCACCGGCGAGGACGTCGTGGCCTACGCCCGCGCCGAACTGTCCGAGGCGGTGGACTACGACGAGTGGCTGTTCGGCACCGGGCTCCCCGACGACGCGCCGACGATCGTCTCCCCGCTGCTGGACGCGGTGCGCGCGGTCGGCCAGACCGTGCCGGACGAGGAGACCGCCGGCCGGTGGAGCGCCGACGAGTGGCAGGCCTACCTGGCCGGGCTGCGGGCGCCGCTGCCGGCGGAGCTGATGGAGGAGCTCGACGCCCGGTTCGGCCTGACCACCAGCGCCAACCAGGAGATCCTGCGGCTGTGGCTGCTCGTGGCGCTCCGCTCCGGTTACCGGCCCGCCGTGCCGGCGACGATCGACCTGCTGGGCAGGGTGGGGCGGCTGAAGTTCCTCAAGCCGCTCTACGACGCGCTGGCCGACGACCCCGAGACCCGGGAACTGGCCGAGGAGTGCTTCGCCCGCAACGGCGGCAGGTACCACCCGATCGCGACCACCGTCATCACGGCCCGCCTGGCCAAGGCCGCCCAGGCCGCCCAGGGGGAGCAGTCGGCCTGA
- a CDS encoding CGNR zinc finger domain-containing protein: MEFTFVSGNLGLDLAGTVGHRRGERVDLLATPADLARWTVAARLLDAVPAVSEEDLARAVSVREAIYRLASAARDGAPFKAADRELLNRTAERAPAGVRLRDGGGLERTGDLRAALATAARAAVELFGGPDAALIRECEAAPCTRLYVDSSHRRSRRWCDMRGCGNRAKAAAFRARDRPGR, encoded by the coding sequence GTGGAGTTCACCTTCGTCAGTGGAAACCTCGGTCTCGACCTGGCCGGGACGGTGGGGCATCGCCGGGGCGAACGCGTCGATCTGCTGGCGACGCCCGCGGACCTGGCCCGATGGACGGTCGCCGCGCGGCTCCTCGACGCCGTGCCCGCCGTGAGCGAGGAGGACCTGGCCCGGGCGGTGTCGGTGCGTGAGGCGATCTATCGGCTGGCGTCCGCCGCCCGCGACGGGGCCCCGTTCAAGGCGGCCGACCGCGAACTGCTCAACCGCACCGCCGAGCGGGCACCGGCCGGTGTCAGGCTGCGTGACGGCGGCGGCCTGGAGCGGACCGGAGACCTGCGGGCCGCCCTGGCCACCGCAGCGCGGGCGGCCGTCGAACTGTTCGGCGGCCCGGACGCCGCGCTGATCCGCGAGTGCGAGGCCGCCCCCTGCACCCGGCTCTACGTCGACTCCTCGCACCGGCGTTCCCGCCGCTGGTGTGACATGCGCGGCTGCGGCAACCGGGCCAAGGCCGCCGCGTTCCGAGCGCGGGACCGGCCCGGCCGGTAG